A genomic stretch from Sulfobacillus thermosulfidooxidans includes:
- a CDS encoding carbohydrate ABC transporter permease, protein MKKGARLLIYLFLSVCAVITIFPIWWIFATSLETSARAYSFPGALIPQGVLSNYIAAWHLAPWLRFLLNSLGIGIVTTVLALLTSLLAAYGIVFLSSRLTQYLLVVILSTMMIPFYSIIVPDYLIVKDLGWLNTYTAQIVPFAANGFAVFMLVQFMRSLPKELRDAARIDGITDWGYLWHVVVPNLMPAIATVSIYLFLLSWNAFLWPLIVTNGPQVQPIQVGLANFLSTANGTDWTVLSAAAAITTVPVLILYMIAQRQIVESVSRSGIKG, encoded by the coding sequence GTGAAAAAAGGCGCACGACTTCTCATTTATCTCTTTTTAAGCGTCTGTGCGGTAATCACCATCTTTCCGATATGGTGGATCTTTGCCACATCATTAGAAACATCAGCGCGGGCCTATAGCTTTCCTGGAGCGTTGATCCCCCAAGGTGTGTTGAGTAATTATATTGCGGCATGGCATTTAGCCCCATGGTTGCGATTTCTTCTCAACTCTCTCGGCATCGGCATCGTGACCACTGTGTTAGCCTTATTGACCTCACTCTTGGCGGCATACGGTATTGTCTTTTTGTCCAGCCGCCTAACCCAATATCTCTTGGTGGTGATTTTGTCGACAATGATGATACCATTTTATTCCATCATCGTGCCGGATTACTTAATCGTCAAGGATTTGGGCTGGCTCAATACCTATACGGCACAAATTGTGCCATTTGCCGCCAATGGATTCGCGGTCTTTATGCTGGTGCAATTTATGCGCTCTCTTCCTAAAGAGCTGCGTGATGCCGCACGTATCGATGGCATTACAGATTGGGGTTATCTATGGCATGTCGTCGTCCCCAATTTGATGCCGGCCATTGCCACCGTCAGCATTTACTTGTTTCTCCTGAGTTGGAACGCATTTTTATGGCCTCTGATTGTCACCAATGGCCCACAAGTTCAACCCATCCAAGTGGGTCTGGCCAACTTTTTATCCACCGCTAACGGTACGGACTGGACGGTTTTGTCCGCTGCTGCGGCCATCACCACCGTGCCCGTGCTGATTCTTTACATGATTGCCCAAAGACAAATTGTGGAGTCAGTTAGCCGCAGCGGTATCAAAGGCTAA
- a CDS encoding carbohydrate ABC transporter permease yields MAIAESDLSLRDRRCDSRECCVTIFAVLLYQGIRAVGLFRALFFLPYVMPVVATSTVWLWMYQPNVGIIDRIFGLIGLPNNIGWVNEPTLALISVIIYTIWFSFGFTMLLFLAGLTNIPRELLEAAQVDGASGWAQFWHITWPLLSPTTLFVIVINTINAFQTFTQIYALTRGGPLNGTTTLTYLIYETAFNYFHFGEASSQAVIFFVLILGLTGLQFWVSRKSIYYGG; encoded by the coding sequence TTGGCAATCGCTGAAAGTGACCTTTCTCTTCGCGATAGGCGTTGTGATTCTCGGGAGTGCTGTGTCACTATTTTTGCGGTGTTGTTATATCAAGGCATTCGCGCGGTCGGGCTATTTCGCGCATTGTTCTTTCTGCCTTATGTCATGCCCGTTGTTGCCACCTCGACGGTTTGGTTGTGGATGTATCAGCCTAATGTTGGAATAATCGACCGAATTTTCGGTCTCATTGGTCTTCCTAATAACATTGGCTGGGTTAATGAACCCACTTTGGCGCTGATTAGTGTCATTATCTACACCATCTGGTTTAGTTTTGGCTTTACCATGCTACTCTTCTTAGCCGGTTTGACCAATATCCCCAGGGAATTGCTTGAAGCAGCTCAAGTTGACGGTGCCAGTGGCTGGGCCCAGTTTTGGCATATCACCTGGCCTTTATTGTCGCCTACAACACTCTTTGTCATTGTCATTAACACCATTAATGCTTTTCAAACGTTCACCCAGATCTATGCGTTAACACGGGGAGGACCCTTAAATGGCACGACGACCCTGACTTATCTGATTTACGAAACGGCGTTTAATTATTTTCACTTTGGTGAGGCGTCTTCACAGGCTGTGATATTCTTCGTGCTCATTTTAGGCCTGACCGGACTGCAGTTTTGGGTATCACGCAAGTCCATTTATTATGGAGGCTAA
- the fliF gene encoding flagellar basal-body MS-ring/collar protein FliF, producing the protein MNQRVKQYSQQALQWWQQKTLTQRLRLGVVAALVFSVLLVAVHLVTSPDWQPLYTNLSPRSAGQITTQLTQMKIPYQLADQGRTVLVPKKDVDQVRVDLADLNIPSSTVGLPQPLNFSLGETNQEITLTQLADLEATLAQTINSINGVHDSRVLINEPPPALFGESTASPTASVFLDLNPGASLSPSQVRGIMNLVAHSVAGLSPNQVTVVDQQGTLLSQNALNNQPGSQITGTNQAELQAEDQVDNQIAQNVTSMLDQVLGPGAAVVRVNATLNFDQSTVNSTQYGKAVLSSQSVTTQSSSQAAGNATPAGAAGNTPTYPVTTGALGPSKSQSNSTTSHWLVDTTNTHQVIPSGSISRMTVAVAVDKPLSASQRTALKNLVASAAGINPARGDVVTILGQPFNRSQVNQALKQMAQAQKAQQIRRDIMEGILALLGIVLAIIVWRGLAKIRRQTPAPSFEPALASPGGQSLSVTDLLNEIRQAKEPTLAETAKSYLQDMLQKDPEGAARLIRAWIQEDE; encoded by the coding sequence ATGAATCAACGAGTCAAACAATATAGTCAACAGGCTCTTCAGTGGTGGCAACAAAAGACCCTGACCCAGCGCCTGCGCCTTGGTGTCGTCGCGGCGTTGGTCTTCAGTGTGCTGTTAGTGGCTGTGCACCTGGTAACCAGTCCCGATTGGCAGCCCTTATATACCAATTTAAGTCCTCGCAGTGCAGGACAAATCACAACGCAATTGACGCAGATGAAAATTCCCTATCAGCTCGCTGACCAAGGACGGACGGTGCTGGTGCCCAAAAAAGATGTAGACCAGGTACGGGTGGATCTAGCGGATTTGAATATCCCATCTAGCACGGTCGGTTTACCGCAGCCGCTAAATTTTAGCTTGGGAGAAACGAATCAGGAGATTACTCTGACGCAATTGGCGGATTTAGAAGCGACGCTGGCGCAAACCATTAATTCGATTAATGGCGTACACGATTCCCGTGTTCTCATTAATGAACCACCTCCGGCTCTATTTGGCGAAAGCACAGCGAGTCCCACGGCGTCGGTCTTTTTAGATTTGAATCCAGGTGCTTCATTGAGTCCTTCGCAAGTGCGGGGGATTATGAATTTGGTGGCGCACTCTGTGGCCGGTTTGTCGCCCAATCAAGTAACGGTGGTCGATCAACAAGGGACGTTGCTGTCGCAAAATGCCCTGAATAATCAACCGGGATCGCAAATCACGGGCACGAATCAAGCAGAACTGCAAGCCGAAGATCAGGTTGATAACCAGATTGCGCAAAATGTGACGTCCATGTTGGATCAAGTATTAGGACCGGGTGCCGCGGTCGTTAGGGTCAATGCCACGTTGAATTTTGACCAGTCGACGGTGAACTCGACTCAATATGGGAAAGCGGTTTTGTCTTCGCAGTCTGTTACGACCCAAAGTAGCTCGCAAGCGGCTGGTAACGCCACCCCGGCCGGGGCTGCAGGCAATACGCCAACATACCCGGTCACCACAGGGGCTTTGGGACCCTCAAAATCCCAAAGCAATTCCACCACGTCGCATTGGCTCGTCGATACCACAAACACCCATCAAGTGATTCCCTCAGGAAGCATTAGCCGAATGACCGTGGCGGTTGCCGTCGACAAGCCCCTCAGTGCCAGCCAGCGCACCGCGCTTAAAAATTTGGTGGCGTCAGCAGCGGGTATTAACCCCGCACGGGGAGATGTGGTGACGATTTTAGGCCAACCCTTCAACCGGTCGCAGGTGAATCAAGCCTTAAAACAAATGGCGCAGGCGCAAAAAGCTCAGCAAATTCGGCGCGATATTATGGAAGGAATTCTGGCCTTGTTAGGCATTGTCCTCGCAATCATTGTGTGGCGCGGATTGGCTAAGATTAGGCGACAAACTCCGGCTCCCAGTTTCGAACCGGCCTTGGCAAGCCCAGGGGGCCAATCGTTATCCGTGACCGATTTGCTCAATGAAATTCGCCAGGCCAAGGAACCTACTCTGGCGGAAACGGCCAAGAGTTACTTGCAAGACATGTTACAAAAAGATCCCGAAGGGGCAGCACGCTTAATCCGGGCTTGGATTCAGGAGGATGAATAA
- a CDS encoding FliI/YscN family ATPase, whose protein sequence is MEVCEKIKQFPASHLLVPIGHITAVRGQSLIAQGVRMAVGEVGKIQLAESQTVDVECVGFLEDQRVLLTPYHDVVGIRPGLTVIAKGRPFSMVTGQEVLGRLLDGIGKPLDAGPMPIGPRRLLMTTPISPLSRRKVEKILWTGIKAIDGLLTLGQGQRVGVFAGAGFGKTTLLQEILNGTEADIVVVGLIGERGREVAEFFRHLGPEAKKRTVIIAATSDMPAIMRLKAAWSATLIAEDFRDQGHQVLLVMDSLTRVALAQREIGMETGELPSARGYTPSVLHLLPRLLERAGATETGSITGIYTVLVDGDDPYEDPLSDILRGLLDGHIILSRKLANSGHFPAIDVVSSLSRLMPDIISDKHLQMARSFKEIVARVKEAEDLLDVGAYTPGRDVLLDKALHLYPRIQAFLDQKRGERCSPPELFSQMESIDETITHWQEENHANEGEDDG, encoded by the coding sequence ATGGAAGTGTGTGAAAAGATTAAACAATTTCCGGCGTCACACCTACTGGTGCCCATCGGACACATTACGGCCGTGCGGGGGCAAAGCCTTATTGCTCAAGGTGTCCGCATGGCGGTAGGGGAAGTCGGAAAAATTCAGCTCGCTGAATCCCAGACGGTTGATGTGGAATGCGTCGGATTTCTTGAAGATCAGCGGGTTTTATTGACGCCCTATCATGATGTCGTAGGCATAAGGCCAGGTCTTACCGTGATTGCCAAAGGACGGCCTTTCAGCATGGTCACGGGTCAAGAGGTGTTAGGACGCCTCCTTGACGGCATTGGCAAGCCTTTGGATGCTGGACCTATGCCGATTGGACCCCGGCGTCTTTTGATGACGACCCCGATATCGCCATTAAGCCGCCGCAAGGTCGAAAAAATTTTATGGACGGGAATTAAAGCCATTGATGGGCTTTTAACATTAGGCCAGGGACAACGCGTTGGCGTGTTTGCGGGGGCAGGCTTTGGGAAGACCACGTTATTACAAGAGATTTTAAATGGTACCGAAGCGGATATCGTGGTCGTCGGCTTAATCGGCGAACGGGGCAGGGAAGTCGCCGAATTCTTTCGACATCTCGGGCCTGAGGCCAAAAAACGGACGGTTATTATTGCGGCGACATCAGATATGCCGGCCATCATGCGGTTAAAAGCGGCCTGGTCAGCGACATTAATTGCGGAAGATTTTCGTGATCAGGGACATCAGGTGTTGCTGGTCATGGATTCCTTGACCCGTGTGGCGTTAGCTCAGCGGGAAATTGGAATGGAAACGGGAGAACTCCCATCGGCTCGGGGATATACCCCCTCGGTGCTGCATTTGTTGCCCCGATTGCTTGAACGGGCGGGCGCGACCGAAACGGGGTCGATTACAGGCATTTATACGGTGTTGGTTGATGGGGATGATCCTTATGAAGATCCCTTATCTGATATCCTTCGAGGATTATTAGATGGCCATATTATTTTGTCTCGGAAATTAGCCAATAGTGGTCATTTTCCAGCCATTGACGTGGTCTCCAGTCTCTCTCGTCTAATGCCCGACATCATCTCTGATAAGCACCTGCAAATGGCTCGATCCTTCAAAGAAATTGTCGCGCGGGTCAAAGAGGCGGAAGACTTATTGGATGTCGGGGCCTATACTCCGGGACGGGATGTGTTACTGGATAAAGCACTTCATCTCTACCCCAGAATTCAAGCATTTTTGGATCAAAAACGTGGGGAGCGTTGTTCACCGCCAGAGCTTTTTAGTCAGATGGAGAGCATTGATGAGACGATTACGCATTGGCAAGAGGAGAATCACGCCAATGAAGGAGAAGACGATGGCTAG
- a CDS encoding flagellar hook protein FlgE, with product MSGTLYAAISGLNAEQALLGVVSQNIANVNTTGYKSSNMSFAQTMEQTLSGGTSPTATLGGTNPEQLSAGAAVGIGAVDVNMSQGSLQTTGIKTNMAISGHGFFVIKTPTGYAYSRSGDFTLDAQGQLVNPQGYFVMGWTAQNGKLTGETAGNIAPITIQPDMTMLPSATTTMTVTGNLNASLATPAGTSNTTSRTVPVTVYDSLGNPVTLNVTFSDPQATTNNGVSWTVNVTDPPSTTSLGSGTVTFNSNGSIASGSTVTVQLTTTDGSTSPQQITLNLQGLTSDVASTSLSGTADGYPQGTLANYTIGSNGVITGTFSNGQTQPIAQVALANFNNDAGLVNIGNSLWQQSANSGTAKIGQPASGGFGSIASGALEESNVSLANQFVSMIMAQQGYQANAKVISVDQALDTTLVNTIAP from the coding sequence ATGTCCGGAACACTCTATGCGGCTATATCAGGACTTAATGCCGAACAAGCGCTTTTGGGTGTTGTGTCCCAAAATATCGCGAACGTTAACACTACAGGGTATAAGAGCAGCAACATGAGTTTTGCCCAGACTATGGAACAAACGTTATCGGGAGGAACAAGTCCCACGGCAACTCTAGGAGGAACTAATCCCGAACAATTGTCTGCAGGCGCCGCCGTAGGTATTGGGGCTGTGGATGTCAACATGAGTCAAGGAAGTCTTCAAACGACGGGCATCAAAACCAATATGGCGATTTCTGGGCATGGATTTTTTGTGATTAAAACGCCCACGGGCTATGCGTATAGCCGGAGTGGCGATTTTACTTTAGATGCGCAAGGGCAACTGGTTAATCCACAAGGCTATTTTGTGATGGGGTGGACCGCACAAAATGGGAAGTTGACAGGAGAAACGGCTGGAAACATCGCCCCCATAACAATTCAGCCTGATATGACCATGTTGCCATCTGCAACGACCACGATGACCGTCACAGGTAATCTGAATGCGTCTTTGGCGACTCCAGCGGGGACCTCAAATACGACTAGCAGAACAGTTCCTGTAACGGTTTATGATTCTTTAGGAAACCCGGTCACTTTGAATGTTACCTTCTCTGATCCTCAGGCGACGACCAACAATGGAGTGTCTTGGACGGTAAATGTTACCGATCCGCCGTCTACCACCTCATTGGGATCGGGAACGGTCACCTTTAACAGTAATGGTAGCATTGCCAGTGGTAGTACTGTGACTGTGCAACTGACGACAACGGATGGGTCAACATCGCCTCAACAAATAACGTTAAACCTGCAAGGATTAACGTCTGATGTCGCGTCTACGTCATTATCAGGAACAGCAGATGGTTATCCTCAAGGAACCTTGGCTAATTACACGATTGGGTCAAATGGCGTCATTACCGGGACATTTTCCAATGGGCAGACGCAACCTATTGCACAAGTCGCTTTGGCAAACTTCAATAATGATGCCGGACTTGTGAATATTGGTAACAGTCTATGGCAGCAATCTGCAAATTCAGGCACTGCTAAGATTGGACAACCCGCTTCAGGTGGATTTGGTTCTATTGCATCGGGTGCTCTTGAAGAATCCAATGTGTCTTTGGCCAATCAATTTGTGAGTATGATTATGGCGCAACAGGGCTATCAAGCTAATGCCAAGGTCATTTCTGTTGATCAAGCCTTAGATACCACCTTAGTGAATACGATTGCACCCTAA
- the fliG gene encoding flagellar motor switch protein FliG: MNKLRMSGARKAAVLLMSMGTEQAATLLRYLRRSEVEAITMEIANLKRVDAQVVDEVVTEFYEMSKAEKQLAEGGIDMARDMLERAFDGPRAQEILQRLTGFLQRRPFEVLRKADPSQVMTLMMNEHPQTIAVVLAYMDPTQASQVLSSLDPELQSDVARRIAVMGRAAPEVIKEIEQLMEKKLTNLAAEEISGAGGINAIVPILNNTDRTSERLILQRLEEFDPELADEIRNRMFVFENIVQIDDRAMQKVLRRVDNKTLALALKGTPPDVSQKVMRNLSQKAAELLKEDIDVLGPVRIRDVEQAQREIVNVIRQLEDQGELVISRGERDDFVV, encoded by the coding sequence ATGAATAAATTGCGGATGTCAGGTGCTCGCAAAGCCGCGGTGCTTTTGATGTCGATGGGAACTGAACAGGCCGCGACGCTTCTACGCTATCTCAGACGCTCGGAAGTGGAAGCAATTACCATGGAAATTGCCAATCTTAAGCGGGTGGATGCCCAAGTGGTCGATGAGGTTGTGACCGAATTCTATGAGATGTCCAAAGCCGAGAAGCAACTGGCAGAGGGCGGGATTGACATGGCCCGAGATATGCTGGAGCGGGCGTTTGATGGTCCGAGAGCCCAAGAAATTTTGCAGCGGTTAACGGGATTTTTGCAGCGGCGGCCCTTTGAAGTGTTGCGCAAGGCCGATCCCAGTCAAGTGATGACCTTAATGATGAATGAACATCCTCAAACCATTGCGGTGGTGTTAGCCTATATGGATCCTACGCAAGCCTCCCAGGTATTGTCGTCTTTGGATCCTGAATTACAAAGTGATGTGGCCCGGCGCATTGCCGTCATGGGCCGAGCTGCCCCGGAAGTGATCAAAGAGATTGAACAACTCATGGAGAAAAAACTAACCAATCTGGCTGCTGAGGAAATATCAGGTGCGGGAGGGATTAATGCGATTGTGCCGATTTTGAATAATACAGACCGCACCTCCGAGCGCTTGATTTTACAGCGCCTTGAAGAATTTGATCCGGAACTTGCTGATGAAATTCGAAACCGCATGTTTGTCTTTGAGAATATTGTGCAAATTGATGACCGGGCCATGCAAAAAGTGCTGCGGCGTGTCGATAACAAGACCTTAGCACTGGCCCTTAAAGGCACGCCGCCTGATGTCTCGCAAAAAGTTATGCGCAATCTGTCGCAAAAAGCTGCAGAGTTACTCAAGGAAGACATTGATGTCTTAGGACCCGTGCGGATTCGTGATGTGGAACAAGCCCAACGGGAAATTGTCAATGTCATTCGTCAGTTAGAAGATCAGGGAGAATTGGTCATTTCTCGGGGGGAGCGTGATGACTTTGTCGTCTAA
- a CDS encoding flagellar FliJ family protein, whose product MASQKVLQKYLSNVMKTIKTKTHEIDSWEQRLQVLQRTRTDLEHVPLNMGQEVISIADLEAYYAHYAIIQRQITSLQKEELLILQRIEKYREEIISLRQSLKQVERLMARRKARQIDRQNRLQAEGNLALGLSHKLISREDSLLRVPFGVTSIRISRRAARKIGQHARH is encoded by the coding sequence ATGGCTAGTCAAAAGGTTTTACAAAAGTATTTAAGTAACGTCATGAAAACGATAAAGACAAAGACTCATGAGATAGACAGTTGGGAACAGAGATTGCAAGTTTTGCAAAGGACACGTACGGACCTCGAGCATGTACCGCTGAATATGGGCCAAGAAGTCATAAGCATCGCTGATTTGGAGGCCTATTATGCACATTACGCGATAATTCAGCGGCAAATTACTAGTTTACAAAAAGAGGAATTGCTTATCTTACAGCGAATTGAAAAATATCGGGAGGAAATTATCTCCTTACGCCAATCTCTGAAACAAGTTGAGCGCCTGATGGCCCGTCGGAAAGCTCGACAGATCGACCGACAAAATCGCCTGCAGGCCGAAGGGAATTTGGCACTAGGACTCTCCCACAAGCTCATAAGTAGGGAGGACTCTTTGCTCCGTGTCCCTTTTGGAGTCACATCAATCCGTATATCTCGTCGTGCGGCCCGGAAAATTGGTCAGCACGCGCGTCATTAG
- a CDS encoding ABC transporter substrate-binding protein, producing MIKKSHIAAPLISAVLLSSFLAGCGNQTATPSEPSSSSKGPVTITFWNEMTGPYETALSGEIQQFEKLHPNITVKDVVVPNDAALEPKLLAAVVAGDPPTLSQMNPPWATGFIQTGSLVNLNPFISGPHGFSLASFYPNMLKPGKWPNGDQYLMPFNLGAAIMYYNKNAFTNAGITTPPTTWTQFAQDASKLSGPGKQAFAITLVHTYPWLAFFDQAGGNFVGSNGMPNPAAFASNGPAVKALTLWSNMVKNGSAILTHGYASQTDFANETSFILIGTTGFYPYLQQAVGNKFTIAEAPLPHNVKQATSLFGGYLGMFSKATPAQQQAGFAFIKYLTSKAGQTYWMEHSEGYLPVRSDVAAQASQFLSTHPAQQVSLSVLNTAIAEPKVAWWDQFSHEVLLNAIIAVLLNKETPVQAMHSAYQQAVSLAQKDGTYQ from the coding sequence ATGATTAAGAAATCACATATTGCGGCTCCACTTATCAGCGCAGTGCTTTTATCTTCATTTTTAGCGGGTTGTGGGAACCAAACGGCAACACCTTCGGAACCCTCTTCCTCTAGCAAAGGGCCTGTCACCATAACGTTTTGGAATGAAATGACGGGACCTTATGAAACGGCCCTATCGGGTGAAATTCAGCAATTTGAAAAACTTCATCCCAATATTACCGTCAAGGATGTGGTCGTACCCAATGATGCCGCATTAGAACCCAAATTATTAGCCGCAGTGGTGGCTGGTGATCCTCCGACATTATCCCAAATGAATCCCCCCTGGGCGACCGGTTTCATCCAAACTGGCAGCTTGGTCAATCTCAATCCCTTCATTTCTGGTCCCCATGGTTTCTCTTTGGCTTCGTTTTATCCCAATATGCTCAAACCGGGAAAGTGGCCCAATGGCGATCAGTATTTGATGCCCTTTAATCTTGGCGCTGCCATTATGTATTACAACAAAAATGCATTCACCAATGCGGGCATTACGACACCACCCACAACTTGGACACAATTTGCCCAAGATGCCAGCAAATTGTCGGGACCGGGTAAGCAAGCCTTTGCCATCACCCTGGTGCATACTTATCCCTGGCTCGCCTTCTTTGATCAGGCCGGAGGCAATTTCGTAGGCTCAAACGGCATGCCCAATCCAGCCGCATTCGCTTCCAACGGCCCTGCCGTCAAGGCCTTAACGCTGTGGAGTAATATGGTGAAAAATGGTTCGGCAATATTAACCCATGGATATGCATCTCAAACCGATTTTGCGAACGAAACCAGTTTCATCTTAATCGGCACAACCGGATTTTATCCCTATCTGCAACAAGCCGTAGGCAACAAATTTACCATCGCGGAAGCCCCGTTACCTCACAACGTGAAACAGGCAACATCTCTTTTCGGCGGATATTTGGGTATGTTTTCTAAAGCGACTCCTGCCCAGCAACAAGCGGGATTTGCCTTTATCAAATATCTCACATCGAAAGCCGGACAGACGTATTGGATGGAACACAGTGAAGGCTATCTTCCCGTCCGCAGTGATGTGGCAGCCCAAGCTAGCCAGTTTTTGAGTACCCATCCTGCCCAACAAGTGTCACTAAGTGTCCTCAATACCGCGATTGCCGAACCCAAAGTAGCTTGGTGGGATCAATTCTCCCACGAGGTTCTCCTCAATGCCATTATCGCGGTGTTGCTCAATAAGGAAACGCCGGTCCAGGCCATGCATAGTGCTTATCAACAAGCCGTATCTCTCGCACAAAAAGACGGCACCTATCAATAA
- a CDS encoding flagellar hook capping FlgD N-terminal domain-containing protein, translated as MSTPLTNLLSSGTNSGLASQATSTTPGGNLGESAFLTLLAAELQYQNPLQPMDNTQFVAQLAQFSSLAAVTKQSTTLNDILSTLQQQNPVVQLSQLIGKTVSTQQGSGVVTAVSQQGQNLLVDVKGLGSVPVSDITQVQA; from the coding sequence ATGAGTACACCGTTAACCAACTTATTAAGTTCGGGAACGAATTCTGGCTTGGCATCACAGGCGACGTCAACGACTCCGGGAGGAAATTTAGGGGAGTCGGCGTTTCTCACCCTGTTAGCGGCAGAATTGCAGTATCAGAATCCTTTGCAACCCATGGATAACACACAATTCGTAGCGCAATTGGCACAGTTTTCTAGCCTTGCTGCGGTAACCAAACAATCGACGACACTGAACGACATTCTCTCCACCCTCCAGCAACAAAATCCGGTGGTGCAATTGTCGCAACTGATTGGCAAGACGGTGAGTACCCAACAGGGAAGCGGTGTGGTGACAGCGGTGTCACAACAAGGACAAAATTTGTTGGTGGACGTTAAAGGGCTCGGCAGTGTACCGGTTAGTGACATTACCCAGGTGCAAGCATAA
- a CDS encoding PilZ domain-containing protein yields the protein MSLLESHQSVYLVVRPGKLVSTRVIRRVRQEVYLDALKDHDMELTPLPGTTIAIRWPYDDLLYEQQGVITEVLDPVPIIVVKLQGHSQVIEQRGSLRVKVQVPLEYGLVRPDSEILMTTTFDLSATGLRFPSAVELWRGLHLKMRLRLGTHEVILLSQVTRVAPKPREIRGKKTWESAVTFIQVKPKDRVLIEQFVRGQHHRHQTRRD from the coding sequence GTGTCCCTTTTGGAGTCACATCAATCCGTATATCTCGTCGTGCGGCCCGGAAAATTGGTCAGCACGCGCGTCATTAGACGGGTACGCCAAGAAGTCTATTTGGATGCCTTAAAAGACCATGATATGGAATTGACGCCCTTACCGGGAACGACAATTGCCATACGCTGGCCTTATGACGATTTATTGTATGAACAACAAGGGGTCATCACGGAAGTCTTAGATCCCGTGCCAATCATTGTGGTGAAGTTGCAGGGACATTCGCAAGTCATTGAACAACGTGGCAGTTTGCGGGTCAAGGTGCAAGTCCCATTGGAGTATGGGTTGGTTCGTCCTGATTCCGAAATCCTCATGACCACAACTTTTGACCTCTCGGCAACGGGTTTGCGTTTTCCCAGTGCCGTTGAGCTGTGGCGGGGATTACATTTGAAGATGCGATTGCGGCTTGGAACTCATGAAGTCATTCTTTTGTCCCAAGTCACGCGGGTTGCACCGAAGCCGCGTGAAATTCGGGGGAAAAAAACGTGGGAGAGTGCTGTGACCTTTATTCAAGTAAAGCCTAAAGATCGGGTTTTGATTGAGCAGTTTGTCAGAGGACAACATCACCGGCACCAAACGCGACGGGATTAA
- a CDS encoding ArsR/SmtB family transcription factor, with amino-acid sequence MNPVAIFKALGHDMRYRLFCDLFGPSTSTCEGQDEVPACCVTDLMEKYPLSQSTISHHLKILVEAELVEQETYGTYHYYHVNVNMWNAFRDYLSTLNLNCGNPACPPQGRI; translated from the coding sequence ATGAATCCCGTAGCGATTTTTAAAGCGCTCGGCCATGACATGCGATATCGATTATTTTGTGATCTGTTTGGGCCGTCTACCTCGACATGTGAGGGACAAGACGAAGTGCCAGCGTGCTGTGTCACGGATTTGATGGAGAAATATCCATTGTCTCAATCCACAATTTCGCACCACTTAAAGATTTTGGTTGAGGCGGAATTAGTGGAGCAAGAAACTTATGGTACCTATCATTACTATCATGTCAACGTGAACATGTGGAATGCTTTTCGCGATTATCTCAGCACTCTCAATTTGAATTGTGGCAATCCGGCGTGTCCACCCCAGGGACGCATCTAA